GAATACCACCTACCGGAAAACCGTTGCCCATTCCCTTAGCAATACTAATGATGTCCGGTTGAATGTTATGATGTTGAAATGCAAAGAATTTTCCGCTTCTGCCAAATCCGCTTTGTACTTCATCTGCAATTAACAATGCATCATTCTCTTTACATAACAAAGCAACTTTTTGTAAGAATTCGGTCGTAGGTTCATCTAAACCACCAACGCCTTGAATAGATTCAATGATAACGGCACAAACATTCTTTGATATTTCCCTTTCAAAACCCTTACTATCGTTTAGGTCAAGAAAAACAACTTCATGTTGCAGGTTAATTTCAGCATTAATAGATGGATTATCCGTTGTTGCTACCGCAGCAGAAGTACGTCCATGAAAACCGTTGTTAAAGGCAATTACCTTTGATTTTCCGGTTACAAAAGAAGCCATTTTCAATGCGTTTTCATTTGCCTCTGCGCCAGAGTTGCACATGAATAGATTGTAATCTTCACAATTGGATGCTTCACCTAATTTGTTGGCCAAATCTACCTGTAAAGGGTTTTGTACCGCATTGCTATAAAACCCAATATTATCCAATTGGTCTTTTAAACGCTTTACATAATGTGGGTGCGTATGGCCAATGGAAATAACGGCATGCCCGCCGTAGAAATCCAAATAATCCTGTCCTTGGTCATCAGTTACTACAATGCCTTTTGCGGAAACCGGGGTTACATTATATAAAGGGTAAACGTCAAATAATTTCATAGTTGAAAAGTTTCAAGTTCAAAATAATGAATGGGTTGGGTAGCTTGTTTACTTGTTTTTGAATTCGGTAATCTTGTCGTAAGAGGAAATAATTCCGCGTATCAATGATGAGCTTAAACCTTGGTGTTCCATTTCATTTAAACCTGTTATGGTACAACCCATAGGCGTGGTAACACGGTCAATTTCTTCTTCAGGATGATTGCCGGATTCTATTAAAAGGCTTGCGGCACCGTTACACGTATGCATGGCAAGTTCTTGAGCCTCTTTGGCATCAAAACCAAGTTGTATGGCTCCTTGGGTAGTGGCACGTATTAAGCGCATCCAAAAAGCTACACCACTTGCACAGATTACGGTTGCAGCCTGCATTTGACCTTCGGGGATTTCCATAGAATGTCCCATTCTATTAAAAATGGCTTTTGCCAATTCAACCCTTTTTTTGCCTTTTTCGTTGCTACAGATACAGGTCATGGATTTACCCACGGATATAGCCGTATTGGGCATACTTCTTATGATAAAGTTGTCTTCACCAATTACCGCTTCTATTTTTTCGATGCTAAATCCGGTAATAGTTGAGATGATTACATGCTTATCCGTCAATAGATCTTTTATACTTTCTAGAATGGCGGCAAAATGAATAGGCTGGACGGCAAAAATTAAAATATCTGAATTTTCAACGGCTATTCTATTGTCATTTGTAACGGTAACCTTATCATATTTCTCAAATTCTGCTATAGCTGTGGTATCCCTTTTGGTAAGGTACATACTGGTAGCACCATTACTGTTCAATATGCCTTTAGCAATAGAAAGTCCTAAATTACCTGTACCTATAATGGCTGTTTTCATGTTTGGTGTAGTATTAAGTAAAAGGTGCTAAGTAAAAAGTATGAAGTAAACCGTAAATTTCATATCACTACTTAAAATTAGTCCCCATTAATTTTATTTCAATCTTATGTTTTTCAATAGTCCATCAAATCATTTAGAAGACCCCGGCTTTTAAATTAAGTCCTAGGTTTTCTTCCAAACCGAAAATTAAGTTCATGTTCTGCACTGCTTGCCCAGACGCACCTTTTAATAAGTTATCTATGGCAGAGGTGATCAACAACACATCTTCATGTTTATGTAAGTGGATGTGACATTGATTTGTATTTACCACTTGTTTTAAATTGATGGGCTCATCTGATATTTGGGTGAACACCGCATCATTATAAAATTCCTGAAAGATTTTTTTAGCATCCTCTAAACTACCCTCAAATTTGGTATAGGAAGTTGCCAAAATACCACGGGTAAAATTCCCTCTATTTGGCATAAAATACAGATTGCCAGTATCTTTTTGAAATGAATGTAAGCTCTCGTTGATTTCCCCTAAATGCTGATGCGTAAAAGGTTTGTACCAGCTAACGTTATTATTTCTCCATGAAAAGTGAGAAGTTGCAGACGGACTAACACCCGCACCTGTACTACCGGTTACAGCATTTATATGTACTTCATTGTCCAACAACCCCGCTTTTGCCAAGGGTAGCAATGCCAATTGGATAGCAGTTGCAAAACAACCAGGATTAGCTATATATTTTGCATTTTCAATTTCAGATTTGAATAATTCTGGTAAACCATACACAAACTCCTTACCATTGAAATTGGCATCGGTGTGCAATCTAAAATCATTGCTCAGATCTATAATAACGGTATCTTTTGAAAAATGATGCTCGTTTAAAAATGCGGTAGAATTACCATGGCCTAAACATAGAAAAACAACGTTTACATCTAGATTTACATTACCCGTAAACGCTATATCGGTAACTCCCAATAGATCTGGATGAGCCGTTGTCACCTTTTTTCCTGCTCTAGTAGTACTGAATACAAAATCGATTTCAGTTGCTGGGTGATTTAATAGAATACGAACAAGCTCCCCACCCGTATAACCAGAACCGCCAATAATACCTGCTTTAATCATAATTTTATTTTGTGTAAAGAGTATCAAGTAATAAGTATTAAGTACGAAGTACTTGAACAACACTTTTAATTTTACTTAATACTTTGTACTCATTACTTAATACTATTTTTCCTAACTCCAAATAACTATTTATCCCCATTAACATGGTTATATATTTTTCCTGAATTCGATAGAATCTTAATGAATCCTTTAGCATCATCTGCGGTCCAGCCTTTATTTACTTCGCCATATTTACCAAAAGCATCGGTCATTAAATCATGTTCGGAAGAAATACCGTGTAATCTAAACTGAAAAGGGTACAAGCCTACAAAAACATCACCAGAAACTGTTTTTTGAGTATCGGTCAAAAATGTTTCAATATTTCTCATTACGGCATCTAGATAATTACCTTCATGCAATAACATACCATAGAAATTGCCTTGTTGTTCCTTTTGATATTGTTGCCACTTTGTAAGTGTATGTTTCTCTAATAAGTGGTGTGCTTTTATGATAATTAAAGAAGCAGGAGCCTCAAACCCAACTCTGCCTTTGGTACCTATAATAGTATCGCCAACGTGAATATCCCTTCCAATGGCATATTTAGATGCCAAAGCCTCTAGTTTTTCAATATTTGCAACTGGGTTGTCTTTTGCACCATCAATAGCAACCAATTCGCCATTTTCAAAAGTAAGTTTTACCTCTGTAGGGTTCTTTTCCTGTAATTGGCTTGGGTAGGCGTTATCTGGTAAGGGCTTTTCTGAAGTTAATGTCTCTTCGCCACCAACAGAAGTACCCCAAAGTCCTCTATTAATAGAGTATTTTGCTTTTTCCCAAGGATAATCTACACCGTTTTCTTTTAAGTATGCGATCTCTTCTTCCCTAGCTAATTTGTTATCTCTAATAGGCGTGATGATTTCAATTTCTGGGGCAATGATCTGGAAAATCATATCAAAACGTACTTGGTCGTTACCCGCGCCTGTGCTACCGTGGGCAATATAACCAGCGCCTATCTTTTTAGCGTAGTTTACAATTTCAATCGCCTGTACAATTCTTTCTGCACTTACGGAAAGTGGGTAGGTATTGTTTTTAAGTACATTACCAAAAATAAGATACTTTACTACTTTATCATAAAAGGTCTGTACGGCATCTATAGAGGTATAAGAAGAAGCGCCCAGTTCAATAGCTTTCTTCTCAATTTCCTTTATTTCCTCAATAGAGAAACCTCCTGTGTTCACGCTTACTGCATGAACTTCAAATCCTTTGTCTTTTGATAAATGCTTGGCGCAATAAGAAGTATCCAATCCGCCGCTGTATGCTAGTACTAATTTTTTCATTGTATGATGTTCAATTCCGGCAAGCCGGATAATTATTTATTTTGGTTCTATAGGTTTTGAGTTGAGAGGTTAGAAGAAATAAATAGGACTTTGATCCTTAAATCTGTAATTGGTAAAAGTCATTTTAAGCTCCATAACTTCTATTCTCTTATTTCTTTTTCAGAAACAAACTCTCTTTTATACTTTTTAATCTTGTAAATGCCTTACCGTTCATTTCTTTAGTGTTCTCAGTTTTTTTCTTTGTGGTAGGGTCATATAACATACCGGTACAGAGACACATTTTTTGTTCAGTTCTCGTAAGGATGTCAAAATTTTTACAAGTTTGGCAGCCTTTCCAAAACTCAGGGTCATCTGTAAGTTCGGAAAATGTAACAGGTTTATAGCCTAGTTCGTAGTTGATTTTCATCACTGCTAAACCTGTGGTGATTCCAAATATTTTGGCATCGGGAAATTTCTCCCTGCTTAATTCAAAGATTTTGGCTTTAATACTTTTAGCTAGACCTTGCCCTCTATAATCTGGGTGTACTATAAGTCCGGAATTTGCTACAAATTTCTCGTGTCCCCATACTTCTATATAGCAGAAACCCGCAAATTTATCTCCGTCCAATGCAAGTATGGCATTACCGTTAGAAAGTTTTCTTTGAATATACTCTGGGGTTCGTTTTGCTATGCCGGTACCGCGTACTTTGGCAGATTCAGCTATGGTATCGCAGATATCCTGAGCGTATTTAAAATGTGATTCGTTAGCAACAATTAAGTTCATTGCCAGTTAGATTTAAAAGTGTAAAAAATAAATTTGATTTGTTGTGCGGAAATGGACTCACCTAATTCCATAAATATATCTTACCCTTACGGGCGACGACGGCGAGATGTGAACGGGCGCGCTAGAGCCACTGGGCTCACGGTGCTATATAAAAAGTAGTTTATTTCGTTCATTACGGGGTAAATGTACAAATTATATTTATTTGACATCCCGCATGACATAATTTTTACAAAAAGTTTACTTTTTGTTACGATGTGCAACAATTTCATAAGTCAAATAGGCAAATACTGAAATATATTCAATGCCTAAAAGCCAAAGGCTTTCTTTGAAATCTGCTTGGGAATATGCATAATAACTAAGTACTACGGCGGCAGACCAAATAATGGCATATCTATATGTAGTAAAAATAGATAGTAGCACTAAAAATATAATATACCAAGGGTGTATTGTGGTAGATATGAAATAATAAATGGTCAAAACCCACATCATTGACCAAAGTACCCTGTTTAAGTCGTATTTCTTGGGAAAAAATGTAAATAACCCTACAGTAATAACAGTTATTAGTGGGGTGATTTTACCGTATTCTTTAATGAACTCCCAAGGTTTTGCGTCAAAATGAACGGCTGTTTTTTTGGCAAGGTTATAGAGGCTCGAGTTAAATTCAAAATTAGAGAACCAAAGTTTAAGGGTTCTACTATAGTTGTCTATAAATTCTGGCGTGTTAAAAGGCAGAAAAAGAGCTATGGACGTTATGCCGATAATGCTATAGAAAACAATGCTTTTTTTCCAACCCAAATATTTTAGAAAAATAGGAAGGAATAAAAGAGGTACTAATTTTATGGAGATGGAGCAGGCAATAACCATTGCGGCGGTTTTCCATTTATCAATTGACAATAAAAACATCGATAGAATAAAGAAAAATAACATGACCCCTTCAAAATGAAGATTTCCGGTGAGTTCAACTATTACAAGCGGATTAATGAAATACCAGAATATTAGATGCGGAGATCGATTAAGGTTTTTTAATAACCTTCTGCCAAAATAGAAAATACCTATATCTGCCAGAATAATAATTGAACGCATAGCGAATAATGATCCTAAAAGACTCTTGCCGCCAAGAATAGTGGCCAAGGCAAAAATAAGTTGATTTAAAGGGGGGTAATTACTGTAGTGCCTTGCGCTTAAACTACCCATACCGTCGTACAGCTCTTTGGCATTCGGTATTATTGATACTATGTTTTGTATTAACTCATCTGGAGTGTTTAGATAGGGGTTATTGCCATTGGCTACTAAATGTCCGTCCCAAATGAATCTATAAAAATCTTGTGAAAGATTAGGTTCTGCAAATAAAAATACCAGTCTAAAAATGATGCCTATGCCCAGTAAAAACCTAAAGTTGTGTTTTTCAAATTGTATCAGCTTAAAACAGAAAAAGAATAGGGCAACAAATAGGGTAAGCAGTTTTATGAAATCTGTTCTAGGTAAATGATAGGCAAACGTATAGTAGAATACAAAACTTAATACCGCTAAGGTGAGGGAAACTTTATGGAGTTTCAAAAAGTTTTTAAAGCTAGTTGGCATTAGGGGTTTTCAATTTAGTAACAGGTCAATTTAATGGTTTTTTATTGATTTTTAATTTAATGGACCATCAATTTTCCTAAAAGCTCTTTCATCATTTTAGCAGCCAAATATGCGGTCATATCATTAAAATCTCGATCAGGATTGTATTCCACAATATCGGCACCCACAATTTGGGCGTCTATACCCTGAATTAAATCTATAACTTGACGAGAAGAGAGTCCGCCCGGTTCATGATGAGAAACCCCTGGTGCAAAGGCAGGGTCAAAACCATCCATATCTAAAGAAATGTACAAGGGATTTTTAAAATTGGGTATGGCGTTCAAATCTAGGTTACGCATTTCATGAACGTCAACATCGAACTTTTTTGCTTGTGAAGCTTGATGTGGATTTAAGGTACGTATACCCACTTGAACTAACTTTACGGCATAGCCGTTTTCCATAATTCTGGCAAAAGGACAAGCGTGAGAGTAAGGATCGCCTTCATAGTCATGGTATAGATCTGCATGGGCATCAATATGTAGAATGTCAAGTTTTGGATAATGGTCATGAAACGCCTTAATAATCGGGAAAGTTATGGAGTGGTCGCCACCCAAGGTCAGTAACTTTTCACCATTTTCAATATTCTTTTGGGTAATAGTGGCGATATCAAAATAGTCTTCAATATTGAAATCACCATTATCCGTTATTAGGTCATTTTCTATTGTTGTTCCAAGCTCCGTACATAAGTTCATAGAATCACTGTACAGTGCTTTTCTGATTAGGACAGGTGCTTTTGCAGGACCTCTTTGAAAAGATGATTTTGCATCCCAATTAATGCCTTGAATATTAATTTTATTCATAATACTTTAAGTTGATGGGTTCATACATAGTATTTGGATTTTCAGATTTCTCTGGTATTTGCTGTATAGCATCCCAATGTTCGCATATTTTTCCATTTGTATCAAACCTGAAAAAATCCATTGTAACATATTGATCATTTCCTGGCCATACTTGGTGCGTGTGTAATGCAACCAAATCTCCTTCTGCAATGCAACGTACAAATTCAATAGATTTTTCAGGGTATTCTTTTTGCATGCGTTCAAAATAATCTATAAAACCTTGCGTACCATTGGCAACTGCGGGATTATGCTGAATGTATTCTTTACCAACATACATTTCTATGGCCAGTTTTGGGTTTCCTAAATATGCCGTTCTGTAAAAAGCGATGGCGTTCCTTTTGTTTGTTTCTAAATTCATCATGATATCTTGTAGTGGTTTAATGAAAATATATTTTTCTGAATTCCATTGGGGTCATCCCTGTATTTGATTTAAAGAATTTTGAAAAATAGGCATAGTCAGAATACCCCAAGGTGTCCGCAACATTGGCTAGGTTGTCATTAGAATGAACGATCAAACGTTTAGCTTCTAACATGATGCGCTCAGAGATCAAGGTAGTTGTAGTTTTGCTGATGGTCTTTTGAACCACTCTGTTTAAGTGTTTGGTTGTAATACTTAGTTTTTCAGCATAGAATTTAGGTAATTTTTCGGTGTAAAAGTGTGCGTTAATTAATTTTTCCAGTCGCTCAAGTATATTCGCATAGCTGTTAGATCCTAATTTTTCTATAATAGTGTCGGCAGTATATGCACGCGTTAGTTCTATGTATATATAATGTATAAGACTAATGATTTTAGCTTCTCTAAGTAAATTTTCTTCTCTGTACTCTGTGAAAAGTTCTTGAAAAACAGTGGTTAGGTGTATCAGTTTCTCTTTAGATAATTGAAGCAAAGGCGGGTTTTGGTTGGAATAGTAAAAAGGAAAAGAATTTAAGGAATGATCCAAAAATTTTAGTTCATAGAATTCTTGAGAGTGAAAGAAAATATAACCTTCTGGTTGCGATTCAAATTTCCAAAAATGAGTTTGCCCAGGTTTTAAGAAGAAGACCTTTCCGGGTTCTATTGGGTAGGTGTCAAAATCTATTTCATGTGTGCCGGTGCCTTTGGTAAAAATAACGCACAAATAAAAATTATGGCTATGAGGTTTATTTATAAGATTCTTATTGATTTGAATATGGTCTGCAAAAGAGTTTACATAAAGACTGTGTAACGGCTTGTTTTTTAAAAACTGAATAATATGTAAAACGGGTATTTTCATATAAAATGTCTTAAAAATACAAATATATGCGCTTATGATACGACCGAAAGCTTTATTTTATGTCTTAATTTTGCAGTATAAAAATGGGGGTCATGAGTAAAGTGTTGAATGTTGTAAAATGCAAATGTCCTAATTGTAATGAGGGTAAGGTCTTTAGTGGGCAAGGAAATGTTCTTTTGTTTAAAATGCCGACAATGAATGAAAGGTGTTCCGAATGCAATTTTAAATTTGAAAAAGAAACGGGCTTCTTTTTTGGAGCTATGTTCGTTAGTTATGCCTTGGCTGTGGCACAAATGATAATAAGCCTTGTGTTGTTTTGGTATTTTGTAGATCTGTCTCCGTTGCGGGTATTTACTATTATTGCTTTGGTAACTATACTATTGAGCACTTTTAATTTTAGGCTATCAAGATCTATTTGGATTCATTTATTCTACAAACTTTAAAATATTGATTTAAGTAGGGTTTGTCATTTCTTTGGCAAGTTTAACTACTCTTTCTGTTATTCTATTAGGATCATTTTTTCTCCAGTTCATAAATAAGCTAATAGTCTCATCTAGCTCTATAAACCTAACGCCAATTGCATTTGAGAATTTATAGGATAACGGTAGTATAGAAATGCCTAGGCCTTGTGCTACAAGATTAATGATCATACCTCCAAAATCAGATTCAATAACAGTTTTTGGCTCAAAACCGTTTTTTTGAAAAAGACTTCTTAATAGTGAAGGGAAGTAAGTGTTTCTATGTAAGCCAGAAATAATGAATTTTTCATCTTGCAACACCTTTAAATCTTTTAAGGTTGTATTGGTCAACCAATGTTTCTCTGAAACAACAAGGCAGATAGGTTCAGTATGTAATTTATACGACATTATATGAGTGTTATTTATAGCATCTCTATTAAAAGCAATATCCGTATCATAATTGAGTAGCAATTTTTCATGGTTTTCATCTATAGGCTCAGTTAATTCTAGTTTTAAATCTGGTATGCTAGCGTTGATTTTACTTAAGAAAAGCGGTAGATAACTAAAGGCAATAGAGCCTGGGTAAGAAAGGGAAATATGGCCAGAAGTGCCTTGGTCTATCTTCTTTGCCTGTTTTTGAAAATGATCAAGGTCATTGATGGTAGTTGCCCATTTGTCCTTAAGGAAAATACCCGCATCGGTGAGTTTTACATTGCGTTTATCTCGTTTAAATAGTTGATAACCAATTTCTTCTTCCAATGATTGAATTTGTCTACTTAAGGTAGATTGAGATATGAACAATTTTTCTGCAGCTTTCCAAAAATGAAGTTCCGTGGCAAGGCTTAAAAAATATTTTATTTGCTGTGTAGTCATAATTAATGCAATTTATGCATTAAAAAGCTACAAATATGTATTTTTCATAAACCTTTAGAGTCATTTCTTTGCCTTGTGGATTTTTAAAATTATAGAGCTATGGGTATAGAAAACTTTGTAACCTTTATGGTATCGGCATTATTGTTTATAATGACACCTGGTTTAGACACTTTTTTTGTGCTGAACAAGTCTTTGGGACGAGGAAGAAAATCTGGAATACAAGCGGCATTAGGAGTAAATGTGGGCATATTAACGCATACTTTGTGTGCGGCAATGGGAGTATCCGTATTATTGGCCAAATCAGCTTTTGCCTTTGCCGCAGTTAAATATTTGGGTGCTGCATACCTTATTTATTTAGGGGTGGCAACTTATAGAAAAAGAACCGATTTTGATGGTTTAGAGCAATTGTCAACTAATGGTCAAAAGGTGAAAAGTGATTTTTGGTCAGGATTTTTGACTAATTCATTAAATCCTAAAGTTGCATTATTCTTTGTTGCTTTTTTTCCGCAGTTTATATCCGCCAACCAACTACATAACCCAATGCCGTATGTAATGTTAGGTGTAACTTATGCGTTTATAGGGGTGGTTTGGTATATTATTTTAACCTTGTTCGCAAGTGTTTTTTCTAACCAAATCAAAGAAAACCCTAGTTCAAGTAAACTGTTAAATAAAATAGGAGGCTTGGCATTTATTTCAATGGGTATTAAAATAGCCTTCTTTAAATAAACGATTATAAGTATTAAATAATCACCACTGATAGTTTGGGGTAACTACCTGCTGAAAGCCATGAATAGGGGAATTTGTACGCAAACTAATTTTATGTTCTCAGGTTAGGTGGTGATTTTTAAATTTTTATACCTTATTTTGAAGTCGAAATTTTGCACTGTTGCTTATGAATACTGATAAAAAGGGTATTAAACCAAATAAGATTCCTTGGCCAACCAAAAAGGCTATGCAACAAGTGTATGAAATGAATCTGTGGGGTAGTGGTACTGAAGATTTTTATTCGGGTGAAGGTTCTCATAAGCCGGAAATTGTAAAACCTTATATAGAGACATTAACTACTTTTTTAACTTCATTTGAAAACCCTATTTCCGTGTGTGATTTAGGATGTGGAGATTTTAATATAGGTAAAGAACTGGTAAGTTATACCAAGAATTATGTTGCCGTTGATATAGTACCCGAATTAATTACGTACAACAAGAAAAAGTTTAAATCAAAGAACGTAGAGTTTCAATGTTTGGATATTGCGGTAGATGACCTTCCTGTTGCAGATTGCGCTATCTTAAGACAAGTACTACAACATTTATCCAATACCGAAGTTCTTCAGATTACCCGTAAGTTAATGCAGTACACCTATGTTATTGTTACGGAGCACTTGCCAAACAAAAAGTTTGTTGCCAACATAGACATTATTTCGGGTCAAGGTACAAGGCTTAAAATGAAAAGCGGTATAAAGTTACAGGAGTCACCTTTTAACTTAAAAACAGTGAAGTCAAAAGAGCTGTTAAGGGTTGTTGATCAACACGGTGTCATTGTAACCACAGCGTATAAGTTGAGTTAATGTATTTTTATCATGCTATGCTCCATGGTCTTTATTCGGTTTTAATGGTAAAGGTAGCTGTTAGTCCAACGCAGAAATTTCTGGGTAATTTATGTACTCCAAATATTGCTCTTGAGTGTTGACCTTTTTCATTTAAAACCTTTACGAACAAATTAGATGCTCCATTGACAACATTTGGCGATTCGTCCCAGTTTTCTGCTGACTGAAAGTAGGCATCAAAATGATTTAAACCTATAATTTTATGAAAACCAATTTTACTTTCTGCTTGAGCCAATACATTTAAGGCGCATAGTTCCATAGCTTTATACCCTTGTTCGGTTGAAATCTCATTCCCTAATCTACCTTGGTATAAGAACTTTTCATTTAAAATAGGAAATTGAATGGCAATGTAAGCTATGTTATCTCTAATATTTACAGAAACATAATTGCCACCTGGTGTTGATATTGTAGGAAGTTCAAGTCCTAGATTTTTGAGATTTTCTTTAGGATCCATGTTTTAAATTTTGATGCTATTCTCTATAGTGATCACAATATAAAGTGAAAATCTTTTTTCCCCTTTATTGTAGAAAAAATAAATGTGTAAATGGTCTTTCTGGCGTTCAGGTTACATTAGGATGTCTTGAAAATAAAAAAAGATAACCCAGTTGAGTTATCTTTTTAAAATATTGCAATTATAGTGTTTTTAAGCCCTTGAAGTCAAAGATTTAAAGAATACAAACCCAAACCCTAGAAATAACATAAAATGGAATGGAAACAGTCCAAAATCATTTAATGGTATGGCGCTGTACATACCAAACATGAAGTAGAGCATTAATGCAAATTCCAATATCATATTGGGCGATAATTTTTTAGCTAGGTATTTGTTTCCCTTCCAACTTTGTTTTAATGAGCTAATGTTGAATTTTGGAGTACGTACAAATTCACTTCTTTTACCCATATGACCTTCAAGTACGGCAATGGTGTTATGTAAAGAGAACCCAAGCGCAACCGAGAAAAAAGTAAAGAAAATTCGTATATAATCTACAAAATTATCAAAGCCGCTACCTTGTATACTCTTATAGGTAAACCAATAACAGACAAACAATATAATGGTGCTTATCGTGAACAAGCTTAACAAAGAGAATACCCAATCCAAATGACCATAGGTATTTTTAATATAAAGCGATGGTATGCTTAATATAGCTACCAAAAACACACATAAGAACATGGAACTGTTCAACAAGTGCATAACTCCATGGAACTTGGTTTTAAATGGAATGTTCTTTGCGGTAATAACGCTCCAAACCGTTTTTCTAAAGTTCTCTGCCCCACCTTTGTTCCAACGAAATTGTTGTGAACGAGCGGCACTGATAACTACAGGTAGTTCTGCCGGGGTTTCTACATCTTCTAAATACTTAAATTTCCAGTTTTTTAACTGTGCGCGGTAGCTTAGGTCCAAATCTTCTGTGAGGGTATCTCCTTCCCAGTTACCGGCATCAAGAATACACTCTTTACGCCAAATACCTGCGGTACCGTTAAAGTTGATGAAGTGACCTTTACTGTTACGCCCTACCTGCTCTAATGTGAAATGGGCATCAAGAGCAAACGCCTGTATTTTAGTTAAAGTGGAATAGTCTCGGTTTAGGTGGCCCCAACGGGTCTGTACCACACCTATTTCTTCATCTTTAAAATAGATAACGGTTTTTTTAAGCCAGTCTGCAGCCGGTAAAAAGTCTGCATCAAAAATAGCGATGAATTCACCTTTAGCTATTTTTAATCCTTCTTTTAAGGCACCTGCCTTAAAACCAGATCGGTCTGTTCTTGTAATATGTTGTATATCTAGACCGGTCTCCTGTAATTTAGCTATACTTGCAGCGGTAGCTATTACGGTATCATCCGTAGAATCATCTAAAACCTG
The sequence above is a segment of the Maribacter dokdonensis DSW-8 genome. Coding sequences within it:
- a CDS encoding LysE family translocator; amino-acid sequence: MGIENFVTFMVSALLFIMTPGLDTFFVLNKSLGRGRKSGIQAALGVNVGILTHTLCAAMGVSVLLAKSAFAFAAVKYLGAAYLIYLGVATYRKRTDFDGLEQLSTNGQKVKSDFWSGFLTNSLNPKVALFFVAFFPQFISANQLHNPMPYVMLGVTYAFIGVVWYIILTLFASVFSNQIKENPSSSKLLNKIGGLAFISMGIKIAFFK
- a CDS encoding helix-turn-helix domain-containing protein codes for the protein MKIPVLHIIQFLKNKPLHSLYVNSFADHIQINKNLINKPHSHNFYLCVIFTKGTGTHEIDFDTYPIEPGKVFFLKPGQTHFWKFESQPEGYIFFHSQEFYELKFLDHSLNSFPFYYSNQNPPLLQLSKEKLIHLTTVFQELFTEYREENLLREAKIISLIHYIYIELTRAYTADTIIEKLGSNSYANILERLEKLINAHFYTEKLPKFYAEKLSITTKHLNRVVQKTISKTTTTLISERIMLEAKRLIVHSNDNLANVADTLGYSDYAYFSKFFKSNTGMTPMEFRKIYFH
- a CDS encoding cellulose synthase family protein encodes the protein MELALAYFIIVIYSISLLLIFFYSLAQLNLLINYLSQKRQNQTAPKFNLLDPKEIPFVTIQLPVFNEEYVMDRLLENIAKIEYPKSKLEIQVLDDSTDDTVIATAASIAKLQETGLDIQHITRTDRSGFKAGALKEGLKIAKGEFIAIFDADFLPAADWLKKTVIYFKDEEIGVVQTRWGHLNRDYSTLTKIQAFALDAHFTLEQVGRNSKGHFINFNGTAGIWRKECILDAGNWEGDTLTEDLDLSYRAQLKNWKFKYLEDVETPAELPVVISAARSQQFRWNKGGAENFRKTVWSVITAKNIPFKTKFHGVMHLLNSSMFLCVFLVAILSIPSLYIKNTYGHLDWVFSLLSLFTISTIILFVCYWFTYKSIQGSGFDNFVDYIRIFFTFFSVALGFSLHNTIAVLEGHMGKRSEFVRTPKFNISSLKQSWKGNKYLAKKLSPNMILEFALMLYFMFGMYSAIPLNDFGLFPFHFMLFLGFGFVFFKSLTSRA
- a CDS encoding DUF983 domain-containing protein, giving the protein MNERCSECNFKFEKETGFFFGAMFVSYALAVAQMIISLVLFWYFVDLSPLRVFTIIALVTILLSTFNFRLSRSIWIHLFYKL
- a CDS encoding RidA family protein; protein product: MDPKENLKNLGLELPTISTPGGNYVSVNIRDNIAYIAIQFPILNEKFLYQGRLGNEISTEQGYKAMELCALNVLAQAESKIGFHKIIGLNHFDAYFQSAENWDESPNVVNGASNLFVKVLNEKGQHSRAIFGVHKLPRNFCVGLTATFTIKTE
- a CDS encoding nuclear transport factor 2 family protein encodes the protein MNLETNKRNAIAFYRTAYLGNPKLAIEMYVGKEYIQHNPAVANGTQGFIDYFERMQKEYPEKSIEFVRCIAEGDLVALHTHQVWPGNDQYVTMDFFRFDTNGKICEHWDAIQQIPEKSENPNTMYEPINLKYYE
- a CDS encoding class I SAM-dependent methyltransferase; its protein translation is MNTDKKGIKPNKIPWPTKKAMQQVYEMNLWGSGTEDFYSGEGSHKPEIVKPYIETLTTFLTSFENPISVCDLGCGDFNIGKELVSYTKNYVAVDIVPELITYNKKKFKSKNVEFQCLDIAVDDLPVADCAILRQVLQHLSNTEVLQITRKLMQYTYVIVTEHLPNKKFVANIDIISGQGTRLKMKSGIKLQESPFNLKTVKSKELLRVVDQHGVIVTTAYKLS
- a CDS encoding LysR substrate-binding domain-containing protein — translated: MTTQQIKYFLSLATELHFWKAAEKLFISQSTLSRQIQSLEEEIGYQLFKRDKRNVKLTDAGIFLKDKWATTINDLDHFQKQAKKIDQGTSGHISLSYPGSIAFSYLPLFLSKINASIPDLKLELTEPIDENHEKLLLNYDTDIAFNRDAINNTHIMSYKLHTEPICLVVSEKHWLTNTTLKDLKVLQDEKFIISGLHRNTYFPSLLRSLFQKNGFEPKTVIESDFGGMIINLVAQGLGISILPLSYKFSNAIGVRFIELDETISLFMNWRKNDPNRITERVVKLAKEMTNPT